The Streptomyces aurantiacus genome includes a region encoding these proteins:
- the eccCa gene encoding type VII secretion protein EccCa: MILFRRPARRKGPELPSGDLSLQEPPTLPEVVPDSSAVWTYLPMALMSVSMMLMFMRPGMSRSSGGFIYIALGVMVIASAGMMLGQVMRRNSERKQRLKGERRDYLRYLRQTRRKVRASVVDQQLALAWRHPEPDALSSFVRSTRLWERRPSDEDFAEVRIGIGDQRLAMKLTPLSTKPVEDLEPLSAHALRSFTKAYSTVRDQPIAIYLRAWSKVLFRGDEERTRGLVRALLGQLAVFHSPDDLWIALCVSDERRAEWEWAKWLPHNLHRHEEDGAGPARMITSAFSELENLLGAEFQERPGADPDAVPGREEPYTVVVIDGCTVPAGHRFDGHGFRNVVVLDLTGSLAWKPGRTTLRLEVDEDSVALVRTDRDRKEQSTALGRPDRFGPVGALALARLLAPYRMTMGGDDSKPLANDVELTTLLNIPDLHRHEPATLWQRYTGSARLRVPIAVSGEGRPVELDIKESAQGGTGPHGMLIGATGSGKSELLRTLVLSLALTNSSETLNFILVDFKGGATFLGLDELPHTSAVITNLADEVALVARMQDALHGELIRRQELLRAAGNYTSALEYEKARQSGVPLQPLPSLFVVVDEFSELLSAHRDFMELFVMIGRLGRSLGVHLLLASQRLDEGRMHQLESHLSYRIGLRTFSAMESRGVLGVPDAYELPAQPGAGFLKSGVDALTRFRAAYVSGPYQRRRAVVRAQVARQVVPWTAEWVVPRAPADPDLTGEGGEEEPEAEGADEENGETLLSVALDRLRDSGPPAHQVWLPPLSMPATLDQILPPLAPDPRYGLTTADWPLRGKLTVPVGIVDRPFDQLRDLLTVDLSAAGGHVAIAGGPQSGKSTLLRTLITALALTHTPREVQFYCLDFGGGTLAALDGLPHVSGVAARVDTERVGRVIAEVSTLLSKRERFFLEHGIDSMPTYRKRRAAGEFPDEPHGDVFLVIDGWSTVRQDFDRHIPTFNALAARGLNYGVHLLITTARWVELSSSVRDQTGTRLELRMGDPMDSQIDSRKAASIPRSPGRGLTSDKLHYLSALPRVDGVEDTDDLADGVAGLVAAISENWTGPAAPRVRMLPTNLPVGELPEPEGDLGLRIAIGLDENELAPVWHDFSENPHMIVVGDTECGKTNLLRLIAKGITERYTPAEARIMTVDYRRELVESVPEPYRLGHAVSLDMLKDLVDGAARAVRQRVPGEDIAPSRMRLCDWWQGPRLFILVDDYDMVGSSAMAQPFAPLLDHLALGHEVGLHLIVARSSAGAGRGLNEALLRRLQEVNTPGLLMSCPPSEGYLFGSVKGRELIPGRAVRIARRKTLQVQLARLEEG, from the coding sequence GTGATCCTGTTCCGCAGGCCGGCACGCCGCAAGGGACCGGAATTGCCGTCGGGAGACCTGAGCCTTCAGGAACCGCCGACCCTTCCGGAAGTCGTGCCGGACAGTTCCGCGGTATGGACATACTTGCCGATGGCGCTGATGTCCGTCTCAATGATGCTGATGTTCATGCGGCCGGGAATGAGCAGGTCCAGCGGCGGGTTCATCTATATCGCGCTCGGTGTGATGGTGATCGCGTCCGCGGGGATGATGCTCGGGCAGGTCATGCGCCGCAACAGCGAGCGCAAACAGCGGCTGAAGGGCGAACGCCGCGACTATCTGCGCTATCTGCGGCAGACACGGCGCAAGGTGCGGGCCTCCGTCGTTGATCAGCAACTCGCCCTCGCCTGGCGCCATCCCGAGCCCGACGCGCTGTCCTCCTTCGTGCGCAGCACCCGGCTGTGGGAGCGCAGGCCCTCCGACGAGGACTTCGCGGAGGTCCGCATCGGCATCGGCGACCAGCGTCTGGCGATGAAGCTGACCCCGCTGTCGACCAAGCCCGTCGAGGACCTCGAACCGCTGTCCGCGCACGCGCTGCGCAGCTTCACCAAGGCCTACTCGACCGTGCGCGACCAGCCCATCGCGATCTATCTGCGGGCCTGGTCGAAAGTGCTGTTCCGCGGCGACGAGGAGCGGACACGGGGTCTGGTCCGCGCTCTGCTCGGCCAGTTGGCTGTCTTCCACTCCCCCGACGACCTGTGGATCGCCCTGTGCGTGTCGGACGAGCGGCGGGCGGAGTGGGAGTGGGCGAAGTGGCTCCCGCACAACCTCCACCGGCACGAGGAGGACGGCGCGGGACCGGCCCGGATGATCACCTCGGCCTTCAGTGAGCTGGAGAACCTGCTCGGCGCCGAGTTCCAGGAACGCCCGGGCGCCGACCCCGACGCCGTGCCAGGGCGGGAGGAGCCGTACACGGTCGTCGTGATCGACGGCTGCACCGTGCCCGCGGGTCACCGTTTCGACGGGCACGGCTTTCGCAACGTCGTCGTGCTCGACCTCACGGGGTCGCTCGCCTGGAAGCCGGGGCGCACCACTCTGCGGCTGGAGGTGGACGAGGACAGTGTCGCGTTGGTGCGGACCGACCGCGACCGCAAGGAGCAGTCGACGGCCCTCGGCAGGCCCGACCGGTTCGGGCCGGTGGGAGCGCTGGCACTCGCCCGGCTGCTGGCGCCCTACCGGATGACCATGGGCGGCGACGACTCCAAGCCGTTGGCCAACGACGTCGAGCTCACCACGCTTCTGAACATTCCCGATCTGCACCGGCACGAGCCGGCCACGCTCTGGCAGCGGTACACCGGCAGTGCACGGCTTCGGGTGCCCATCGCGGTCAGCGGCGAGGGCAGGCCCGTGGAACTGGACATCAAGGAGTCCGCGCAGGGCGGCACGGGACCGCACGGCATGCTCATCGGCGCCACCGGATCCGGCAAGAGCGAGCTGCTGCGCACGCTCGTCCTCTCCCTCGCCCTCACCAACTCCTCCGAGACGCTCAACTTCATCCTTGTCGACTTCAAGGGCGGCGCCACCTTCCTCGGCCTCGACGAGCTGCCGCACACATCCGCTGTCATCACCAACCTCGCCGACGAGGTGGCGCTGGTCGCGCGCATGCAGGACGCGCTGCACGGCGAGTTGATACGCCGTCAGGAGCTGCTCCGGGCCGCGGGGAACTACACCTCCGCCCTGGAGTACGAGAAGGCGCGGCAGTCCGGCGTGCCGTTGCAGCCGCTGCCCAGCCTGTTCGTCGTGGTCGACGAGTTCAGTGAACTCCTGTCCGCGCACCGGGACTTCATGGAGCTGTTCGTCATGATCGGGCGGCTCGGCCGCTCGCTCGGGGTGCATCTGCTGCTCGCCTCGCAGCGGCTCGACGAGGGCCGTATGCACCAGCTGGAGAGTCATCTCTCGTACCGGATCGGCCTGCGGACGTTCTCCGCGATGGAGAGCCGCGGTGTGCTGGGCGTGCCGGACGCCTACGAGCTGCCCGCGCAGCCGGGCGCCGGCTTCCTCAAGAGCGGGGTCGACGCGCTGACCCGGTTCCGTGCCGCGTACGTGTCGGGCCCGTACCAGCGGCGCCGCGCCGTCGTCCGAGCGCAGGTGGCACGCCAGGTGGTGCCGTGGACGGCGGAGTGGGTGGTGCCGCGTGCGCCGGCGGACCCGGACCTCACGGGCGAGGGCGGCGAGGAGGAGCCGGAGGCGGAGGGCGCCGACGAGGAGAACGGCGAGACGCTGCTGTCCGTGGCGCTCGACCGGCTGCGCGACTCGGGTCCGCCCGCCCACCAGGTGTGGCTGCCGCCGCTGAGCATGCCGGCGACCCTGGATCAAATCCTGCCTCCGCTCGCGCCCGATCCGCGGTACGGCCTCACCACGGCCGACTGGCCGCTGCGGGGCAAACTCACCGTCCCTGTGGGCATCGTCGACCGGCCCTTCGACCAGCTCCGTGATCTGTTGACGGTGGACCTGTCGGCGGCCGGCGGCCATGTGGCCATCGCGGGCGGCCCGCAGAGCGGAAAGAGCACTCTGCTGCGGACCCTCATCACCGCGCTCGCCCTCACCCACACACCACGCGAGGTGCAGTTCTACTGCCTGGACTTCGGTGGCGGCACACTGGCCGCGCTCGACGGGCTGCCCCATGTGAGCGGGGTCGCGGCCCGCGTGGACACGGAACGGGTGGGCCGGGTGATCGCCGAGGTCAGCACGCTGCTCAGCAAGCGGGAGCGGTTCTTCCTCGAGCATGGCATCGACTCCATGCCCACGTACCGCAAGCGGCGTGCCGCGGGTGAGTTTCCCGACGAACCGCACGGCGACGTCTTCCTGGTCATCGACGGCTGGTCCACCGTGCGGCAGGACTTCGACCGGCACATTCCCACCTTCAACGCGCTGGCTGCCCGCGGACTCAACTACGGCGTCCACTTGTTGATCACCACGGCTCGGTGGGTGGAACTGTCGTCCTCCGTGCGCGACCAGACCGGCACCCGACTGGAACTGCGGATGGGTGACCCGATGGACTCCCAGATCGACTCCCGCAAGGCGGCGTCGATCCCCCGCAGCCCGGGGCGGGGACTGACCTCCGACAAGCTGCACTATCTGTCGGCGCTGCCGCGCGTGGACGGGGTCGAGGACACCGACGACCTCGCTGACGGTGTCGCCGGTCTCGTCGCCGCGATCAGTGAGAACTGGACGGGCCCGGCCGCGCCCCGGGTACGGATGCTGCCGACGAACCTGCCCGTCGGTGAACTGCCCGAGCCGGAGGGCGACCTCGGTCTGCGGATCGCGATCGGTCTGGACGAGAACGAACTCGCCCCGGTGTGGCACGACTTCTCCGAGAACCCCCACATGATCGTGGTGGGAGACACCGAGTGCGGCAAGACGAACCTGCTGCGACTGATCGCCAAGGGCATCACCGAGCGGTACACCCCTGCAGAGGCCCGCATCATGACGGTGGACTACCGGCGTGAGCTGGTGGAGAGCGTTCCCGAGCCGTACCGGCTCGGTCACGCCGTGTCCCTGGACATGCTCAAGGATCTCGTGGACGGGGCGGCCAGGGCGGTCAGGCAGCGGGTCCCGGGAGAGGACATCGCCCCGTCGCGGATGCGGCTGTGCGACTGGTGGCAGGGGCCGCGGCTCTTCATCCTGGTCGACGACTACGACATGGTCGGCAGCAGCGCCATGGCGCAGCCGTTCGCTCCGCTGCTCGACCATCTCGCGCTCGGCCACGAGGTGGGTCTGCATCTGATCGTGGCTCGCTCGTCCGCCGGTGCCGGGCGCGGCCTCAACGAGGCGCTGCTGCGCAGGCTCCAGGAGGTCAACACGCCCGGCCTGCTGATGTCCTGCCCGCCGAGCGAGGGGTATCTCTTCGGCAGTGTGAAGGGGCGGGAGCTGATTCCCGGCCGGGCGGTGCGGATCGCTCGCCGCAAGACCCTGCAGGTTCAGCTCGCGCGGCTGGAGGAGGGCTGA
- a CDS encoding S8 family serine peptidase — protein sequence MKRRYASLVPGVAVVLLVTCGPAFAAYGGSSAAPDADDPGTTLLPPLPVRLGEDSACTGASDRTATGAAWSQTALGLPRAQRISRGDGVTVAVVDTGVASAVRSLAGRVTAVDGAGEDCVGHGTFAAGLIAAAPEKGSGITGIAPEAEIIALRGTDDRGVPTAERVALGIRTAADRGARVVYVGHALRTGKTELTAAAAYAAERDALVVAPAAPDAVPREELGPGGEMPLGPYWPAAAPGVLSVVDFGPGGVRQQKAPPAHEPDLSAPGSSMVSVGPRGPGHYIGSGASLAAAGTAGAAALVRAYEPELSAAEVSRQLLDTAYPSDTPRLDPYAALSVIRDQDERVAAAKPVPADFPEPADPGPRNRALAIAAGGLAVVLLVGAMAVVIPRGRARNWLPPGRGADDASAPSAGQG from the coding sequence ATGAAACGCAGGTATGCGAGCCTTGTGCCGGGCGTTGCCGTCGTCCTGCTGGTGACGTGCGGGCCCGCCTTCGCCGCCTACGGCGGGTCGTCGGCCGCGCCCGACGCCGACGACCCGGGCACGACGCTGCTGCCTCCGCTGCCCGTCCGTCTCGGCGAGGACAGCGCGTGCACCGGGGCCTCGGACCGGACGGCCACCGGGGCGGCGTGGTCGCAGACGGCCCTCGGACTGCCGCGCGCCCAGCGGATCTCCCGGGGGGACGGCGTGACCGTCGCGGTGGTCGACACCGGAGTCGCCTCTGCAGTCCGCAGCCTGGCCGGGCGGGTGACCGCCGTCGACGGGGCGGGCGAGGACTGCGTGGGGCACGGCACCTTCGCGGCGGGTCTCATCGCCGCCGCCCCGGAAAAGGGCAGCGGCATCACGGGCATCGCCCCTGAGGCCGAGATCATCGCCCTGCGCGGAACCGACGACCGCGGCGTGCCCACTGCGGAACGCGTCGCGCTCGGCATACGCACAGCGGCCGACCGGGGCGCACGGGTCGTCTACGTCGGCCACGCCCTGCGCACCGGGAAGACGGAGCTCACCGCGGCCGCCGCCTATGCCGCTGAGCGTGACGCGCTCGTCGTCGCCCCCGCCGCACCGGACGCCGTGCCCCGCGAGGAGCTCGGGCCCGGCGGTGAGATGCCGCTGGGGCCGTACTGGCCGGCCGCCGCGCCGGGCGTGCTGTCCGTCGTGGACTTCGGGCCCGGCGGCGTACGTCAGCAGAAGGCTCCGCCCGCCCATGAGCCCGACCTGTCGGCGCCCGGCAGCTCCATGGTCAGCGTCGGCCCGCGGGGCCCCGGCCACTACATCGGCTCCGGAGCCTCGCTGGCCGCCGCCGGCACAGCGGGGGCCGCCGCGCTCGTACGGGCCTACGAGCCCGAGTTGTCCGCAGCGGAGGTGTCCCGGCAACTGCTCGACACCGCCTATCCGTCGGACACGCCCCGGCTCGACCCCTACGCCGCCCTGTCCGTGATCCGGGACCAGGACGAGCGGGTGGCGGCCGCGAAGCCCGTCCCGGCGGACTTTCCGGAGCCCGCCGATCCCGGTCCCCGGAACCGGGCCCTGGCGATCGCCGCCGGTGGGCTGGCGGTCGTCCTGCTGGTGGGCGCAATGGCCGTGGTGATTCCCCGCGGCCGCGCCCGGAACTGGCTCCCGCCGGGCCGCGGGGCGGACGACGCGTCCGCCCCGTCCGCCGGGCAGGGGTAG
- a CDS encoding right-handed parallel beta-helix repeat-containing protein, with amino-acid sequence MARQILTVCPERSDSFQTIGEALAQARTGAVIRVRPGRYPENLDIRNRVTIVAEGEPGAVEICPRAGSAVSLMADAVMLSGLTLRGRDKEMAVVDVPTGQAALDGCSVTGAGWTALLVRGKGSLAARNCRISNPGGAGFVDSSETESVIEDCVFENFGTSAVVLGETARPLVRDCRIRGARANGILASGEARGTVDGCDISGTDKPAIALEGHSSTRVLRSTVHHTSVGLLVTSVSRPEVEETTFESIAQSAIIISGGADPFLSRCVTRRTKNSGLLVLDRSRGTLEGCEFHTSTEAAIRVVEGSAPMLRDTVVSDCADTSGAVLLTDDSTAEFDRLDVRDAAGVGISVRSSANPLLRRARVTGAGSHGIAITDDGRGRLEHCEIESAGGCALSIDDDSDPEVSDTVMRSTARSGVVIGERGRGTLRDCEISDSADAGVSVHDGAEVALDRVRVSGSKAHGIQVSRGGRASLTACEVTDSTGDGIRVDSAEPVHVTRCVVRDNRGAGLRQSRSGDRLSVELLTSADNGLADSWGENAEAADGHGAADESAKGTEPEGPLAKLEALIGLDNVKHQVSTLVNLNQLAERRRRLGMPVPSMSRHLIFAGPPGTGKTTVARLYGSILADLGVLRSGHLVEVARADLVAQIIGGTAIKTTEAFNSALGGVLFIDEAYTLTPEGGASNDFGREAVDTLLKLMEDHRDDVVVVAAGYSEQMESFLSANPGLASRFTRTIAFDNYAVDELVTITESMCLQHQFELGPLTREALAVRFEQMTRDASFGNGRAARAVFEDMVDRQAFRLASMPDPGENDLTLLLPQDVGDAEAETVGGTPRDAGDAADPMAELEAMVGLGAVKREVADLVSLLSNARQRISAGLPSPRISNHLVFTGPPGTGKTTVARLYAQLLHSLGVLPRATLVEVARADLVGQYIGHTAQRTKEVFTSALGGVLFIDEAYTLTPEGSSNDFGREAVDTLLKLMEDHRDDVVVIVAGYTEEMERFLASNPGLSSRFSKHVGFEDYSTEELVTIVSRHAVTSGYECGADTLAALRTHVDAIPRDRSFGNARLARQLLETMMTSQARRLGGLASPSLADLTTLLPEDLPTGNRPVRHQATL; translated from the coding sequence GTGGCACGGCAAATACTCACGGTCTGCCCGGAACGGTCGGACAGCTTCCAGACGATCGGTGAGGCGCTGGCCCAGGCACGCACCGGAGCGGTGATCCGCGTACGCCCCGGGCGCTACCCCGAGAATCTCGACATCAGGAACCGGGTGACGATCGTCGCCGAGGGCGAACCGGGAGCCGTCGAGATCTGCCCCCGCGCCGGCAGCGCCGTCAGCCTCATGGCCGACGCCGTGATGCTCAGCGGGCTCACCCTGCGCGGACGCGACAAGGAGATGGCGGTCGTGGACGTACCGACCGGACAGGCCGCACTCGACGGGTGCTCCGTGACCGGCGCGGGCTGGACGGCCCTACTGGTCCGCGGCAAGGGCTCACTGGCCGCCCGCAACTGTCGGATCAGCAACCCCGGCGGCGCCGGGTTCGTCGACTCCTCGGAGACCGAAAGCGTCATCGAGGACTGCGTGTTCGAGAACTTCGGCACCTCCGCGGTGGTCCTCGGCGAAACCGCGAGACCCCTCGTCCGCGACTGCCGGATACGCGGCGCGCGCGCCAACGGCATCCTCGCGAGCGGTGAGGCCCGCGGCACGGTCGACGGCTGCGACATCTCCGGCACCGACAAGCCCGCCATCGCCCTGGAGGGCCACAGCTCGACCCGCGTCCTGCGGTCCACCGTCCACCACACCTCGGTGGGCCTGCTCGTGACCAGCGTCTCCCGCCCCGAGGTCGAGGAGACCACGTTCGAGTCCATCGCCCAGAGCGCCATCATCATCTCCGGCGGCGCCGACCCGTTTCTGAGCCGCTGCGTCACCCGGCGCACCAAGAACAGCGGCCTGCTCGTCCTCGACCGCTCCCGCGGAACCCTGGAGGGCTGCGAGTTCCACACCTCGACGGAAGCCGCCATCAGAGTCGTCGAGGGCAGTGCGCCGATGCTGCGCGACACGGTGGTGAGCGACTGCGCCGACACCTCCGGAGCGGTGCTGCTGACCGACGACTCCACGGCCGAGTTCGACCGCCTCGACGTACGGGACGCCGCTGGGGTCGGCATCTCCGTACGCTCCTCCGCCAACCCCCTGCTGCGTCGCGCCAGGGTCACCGGAGCCGGCAGCCACGGCATCGCGATCACCGACGACGGGCGCGGCCGCCTGGAACACTGCGAGATCGAGTCGGCGGGCGGCTGCGCACTGAGCATCGACGACGACTCCGACCCGGAAGTCAGTGACACCGTCATGCGTTCCACCGCTCGCTCAGGTGTCGTCATCGGGGAGCGCGGACGAGGGACTTTGCGGGACTGCGAGATCAGCGACAGCGCCGACGCCGGTGTGAGCGTGCACGACGGCGCGGAGGTCGCACTGGACCGGGTCAGGGTCAGCGGCTCGAAGGCCCACGGGATCCAGGTGTCCCGTGGCGGCCGGGCCTCGCTCACCGCCTGCGAGGTCACCGACAGTACGGGCGACGGCATACGAGTCGACAGCGCCGAGCCGGTCCACGTCACACGGTGCGTGGTACGCGACAACCGCGGAGCGGGACTGCGGCAGAGCCGCTCCGGCGACCGGCTCTCGGTCGAATTGCTGACCAGCGCGGACAACGGCCTCGCCGACAGCTGGGGGGAGAACGCCGAGGCGGCGGACGGACACGGAGCCGCGGACGAGTCCGCGAAGGGCACTGAACCGGAGGGCCCGCTGGCCAAGTTGGAGGCACTCATCGGCCTGGACAACGTCAAGCACCAGGTGAGCACGCTCGTCAACCTCAACCAGCTCGCGGAACGCCGCCGCCGGCTCGGCATGCCGGTCCCCTCGATGAGCCGGCATCTCATCTTCGCCGGACCACCCGGCACCGGAAAGACCACCGTGGCCCGGCTGTACGGCAGCATCCTCGCGGACCTGGGCGTACTGCGCAGCGGCCATCTGGTCGAGGTCGCCCGCGCCGACCTGGTCGCCCAGATCATCGGCGGCACGGCCATCAAGACCACCGAAGCCTTCAACAGCGCGCTGGGAGGCGTGCTGTTCATCGACGAGGCCTACACCCTCACCCCCGAGGGAGGCGCCTCCAACGACTTCGGACGCGAGGCCGTCGACACCCTCCTCAAGCTCATGGAGGACCACCGCGACGACGTGGTCGTGGTGGCGGCCGGATACTCCGAGCAGATGGAGTCGTTCCTGTCCGCCAACCCGGGCCTCGCCTCCCGGTTCACCCGCACCATCGCGTTCGACAACTACGCGGTGGACGAGTTGGTGACCATCACCGAGAGCATGTGTCTGCAGCACCAGTTCGAGCTCGGGCCGCTGACCCGGGAAGCACTGGCCGTACGCTTCGAACAGATGACACGCGACGCGTCCTTCGGCAACGGCCGGGCCGCCCGCGCGGTGTTCGAGGACATGGTGGACCGGCAGGCGTTCCGGCTCGCGTCGATGCCGGACCCGGGCGAGAACGATCTGACGCTGCTGCTGCCGCAGGACGTCGGGGACGCCGAGGCGGAGACCGTCGGCGGAACACCGCGCGACGCGGGCGACGCGGCCGACCCGATGGCCGAGCTCGAGGCCATGGTGGGACTCGGGGCCGTCAAACGGGAGGTCGCAGATCTGGTGAGTCTGCTGTCCAACGCGCGGCAGCGGATCTCGGCGGGGCTGCCCTCCCCCAGGATCAGCAACCATCTGGTCTTCACGGGACCACCCGGCACCGGCAAGACCACCGTGGCCCGTCTGTACGCCCAACTCCTGCACTCGCTGGGGGTACTGCCCCGCGCCACGCTGGTGGAGGTGGCCCGGGCCGACCTGGTGGGCCAGTACATCGGGCACACCGCACAACGCACAAAGGAGGTCTTCACCAGTGCGCTGGGGGGCGTGCTGTTCATCGACGAGGCCTACACCCTCACCCCCGAGGGATCCTCCAACGACTTCGGACGCGAGGCCGTCGACACCCTCCTCAAGCTCATGGAGGACCATCGCGACGACGTCGTGGTCATCGTCGCCGGGTACACCGAGGAGATGGAACGCTTCCTGGCATCCAACCCCGGCCTGTCATCCCGGTTCTCCAAACACGTCGGGTTCGAGGACTACAGCACGGAGGAACTGGTCACCATCGTCTCCCGGCACGCCGTCACGTCCGGTTACGAGTGCGGCGCCGACACCCTCGCGGCCCTGCGCACGCATGTGGACGCGATCCCCCGGGACCGTTCCTTCGGCAACGCCCGGCTCGCCCGCCAGTTGCTGGAGACCATGATGACCAGTCAGGCACGTCGGCTGGGCGGGCTTGCCTCGCCCAGCCTCGCCGACCTCACCACCCTGCTCCCCGAGGATCTGCCCACCGGGAACCGTCCCGTGCGGCACCAAGCCACCCTCTGA